From Gordonia crocea, the proteins below share one genomic window:
- a CDS encoding PPE domain-containing protein encodes MPGFTGEVWQRHPAEKLARDIMNGVGPKALFESGLTWLSIETELNELTADVAHIIKSVDEGWHGSGGDGMVGALRKLHAWLVETADMAHHNAKAAEVQAVATTVARTTMPQAAEVESLTELHDSMKAMDFPAGSMLGGGMAFVESSLKTVKANAARVMETYEQATTPVAQPWEPVVAPVKLVKVVTVKRPEALGGTGAASGAVGLPAGALAALGAMMAPTARTVDTSEHNARKTTVKGADKAAVEGESVTQTEVAHMTEVDESTTTHAPMAGPVGASSAAAGSAQTVSQLNLTSVDEGDSAVAVGEQTAAPAVFGATEEAST; translated from the coding sequence TTGCCCGGATTCACCGGCGAGGTGTGGCAGCGCCATCCTGCCGAGAAGCTTGCGCGCGACATCATGAACGGGGTCGGTCCGAAGGCACTCTTTGAGTCGGGACTGACCTGGTTGTCCATCGAAACCGAGCTCAACGAGCTCACCGCGGATGTTGCCCACATCATCAAGTCGGTCGACGAGGGGTGGCACGGCAGCGGCGGCGATGGCATGGTCGGGGCGTTGCGGAAGCTGCACGCCTGGCTGGTCGAAACCGCTGACATGGCCCACCACAATGCGAAGGCCGCCGAGGTGCAGGCCGTCGCGACGACCGTCGCACGCACCACGATGCCGCAGGCCGCCGAGGTGGAGTCGCTGACCGAGCTGCACGACTCGATGAAGGCCATGGACTTCCCCGCCGGCAGCATGCTGGGCGGCGGCATGGCGTTCGTCGAATCCTCACTCAAGACGGTCAAGGCGAATGCTGCCCGGGTGATGGAGACCTACGAGCAGGCCACCACTCCCGTCGCCCAACCATGGGAGCCGGTCGTCGCGCCGGTCAAACTGGTCAAGGTCGTCACGGTGAAGCGACCGGAGGCGCTGGGCGGCACCGGCGCGGCGTCGGGCGCGGTGGGGCTGCCCGCCGGGGCGCTCGCGGCACTCGGCGCGATGATGGCGCCCACCGCGCGCACCGTCGACACCAGTGAGCACAACGCCCGCAAGACCACCGTCAAGGGTGCAGACAAAGCGGCCGTCGAGGGTGAGTCAGTCACCCAGACGGAGGTCGCCCACATGACCGAGGTCGACGAGTCGACCACCACGCATGCGCCGATGGCCGGTCCGGTCGGCGCGTCATCGGCTGCCGCGGGTTCCGCGCAGACCGTTAGCCAGCTGAACCTGACCTCCGTCGACGAGGGTGACTCCGCGGTGGCGGTCGGCGAACAGACCGCGGCACCCGCGGTGTTCGGCGCCACGGAAGAGGCCTCGACGTGA
- a CDS encoding PE domain-containing protein produces MTNTPLSVDTAATSRSAANLDDVAKRLDRVMNQAREALKVSAAGTDKVSVAAAHSFNTVATTFDEQLAKGTATMREVSAAITTHGSSVTKVDSENATTIVFV; encoded by the coding sequence GTGACCAACACCCCGCTCTCCGTCGACACCGCTGCGACGAGCCGCTCGGCCGCCAACCTCGACGACGTCGCGAAACGGCTCGACCGCGTCATGAACCAGGCCCGGGAGGCGCTGAAGGTGTCTGCGGCCGGCACCGACAAGGTTTCGGTCGCGGCGGCGCACAGTTTCAACACCGTCGCCACCACGTTCGACGAGCAGCTGGCGAAGGGGACCGCGACGATGCGCGAGGTGTCGGCGGCGATCACGACCCACGGTTCGTCGGTGACCAAGGTCGACAGCGAGAACGCCACGACGATCGTCTTCGTCTAA
- a CDS encoding type VII secretion target gives MNEVSAESDAIRAYGVASSGIGDVIATASGVNLAANVAVMVPVFGLIGQDFLASFGLAQFNNVVSSGMLAAVHQGTALSSIAAAGGYDQTDAHTASALKSAGKTL, from the coding sequence ATGAACGAGGTTTCTGCAGAGAGCGACGCCATCCGGGCGTATGGGGTCGCCTCGTCGGGTATCGGGGACGTGATCGCGACCGCCAGTGGCGTGAACCTCGCGGCCAACGTGGCCGTGATGGTTCCCGTGTTCGGTCTCATCGGCCAAGACTTCCTGGCCTCCTTCGGACTCGCCCAGTTCAACAACGTTGTCTCCTCGGGAATGCTCGCCGCGGTTCACCAAGGCACCGCGCTGTCGTCGATCGCGGCTGCCGGCGGCTATGACCAGACCGATGCGCACACTGCATCCGCACTGAAGTCGGCAGGCAAGACGCTGTGA
- a CDS encoding DUF3558 family protein — MSSNSYINKLQLEQRNGSPGLRVPIVVVGGAGVLASALVSVVALWRAARDASGSDLDFETPWPYVAPSLISLLLFLAVMLSAVMRQQRARTRTVAGLAGSIVVVNSLGAFAAGFGDETSNLSPPMKATGFIILILLGLSCAAVGIPSRRRYATEFRVFAIVAVAVILGVAFVAAGTAGDRSNFPATPTSTVATATVEGPESPWNDHLPDPCAFPRAALKRSGLGTKIRVLELSPTAATEYSGARRACQLTVTPSVEATTTYATNSFHHEAANARRGKYVTTDATVFGQPAVQYKPGPRLSGHIGKECSVLVGTAFGTVTFRVDSDDARPDEELCGHATRLAAAMYPHIPTHR; from the coding sequence ATGTCGTCGAACAGTTACATCAACAAGTTACAGCTTGAGCAGCGTAATGGCTCGCCGGGGCTTCGCGTGCCGATTGTCGTTGTCGGCGGAGCGGGGGTCCTCGCGTCGGCGCTAGTGTCTGTGGTCGCGCTCTGGCGCGCCGCTCGCGATGCGAGCGGGAGCGACCTGGATTTCGAGACGCCCTGGCCCTACGTTGCACCGTCACTCATATCGCTGCTGCTCTTTTTGGCCGTGATGCTCTCGGCGGTCATGCGGCAGCAAAGGGCGCGGACACGGACCGTGGCCGGGCTGGCGGGCAGCATCGTGGTCGTCAACTCGCTGGGCGCGTTCGCCGCCGGTTTTGGCGACGAAACGTCGAATCTGTCGCCACCGATGAAGGCCACGGGGTTCATCATCCTCATCCTGCTCGGTCTCTCCTGTGCCGCGGTCGGCATCCCGTCACGGCGCCGCTACGCCACCGAGTTCCGGGTATTCGCAATCGTCGCCGTTGCCGTGATCCTCGGGGTTGCCTTCGTCGCAGCCGGAACCGCTGGTGACCGAAGCAACTTCCCCGCCACCCCCACCTCGACCGTGGCCACCGCCACCGTCGAAGGTCCAGAATCGCCGTGGAACGACCACCTACCCGACCCGTGCGCCTTTCCACGCGCGGCACTGAAGAGGTCCGGCTTGGGCACCAAGATCCGCGTTCTCGAACTGTCCCCCACCGCAGCCACCGAATACTCCGGTGCCCGTCGCGCCTGCCAACTCACGGTTACGCCCTCCGTTGAGGCCACCACCACATACGCCACCAACAGTTTCCACCACGAGGCGGCGAATGCCCGACGCGGAAAGTACGTCACCACCGATGCGACTGTCTTCGGCCAACCCGCCGTCCAATACAAGCCCGGCCCACGCCTGTCCGGTCATATCGGGAAAGAATGCTCGGTCCTCGTGGGCACAGCGTTCGGCACCGTCACCTTCCGCGTCGACTCCGACGACGCGCGTCCCGACGAGGAACTCTGCGGACACGCGACGCGCCTGGCCGCCGCCATGTACCCCCACATCCCGACGCATCGCTAG
- a CDS encoding IS1380 family transposase, whose amino-acid sequence MSNSTLFYPQSTVTGDGAGIVSHAGLALVTRTAEVAGLPRLLSDALTPWRKDYATHDPGKIVLDLAVAMVGGADCAADLAVLRGRETVFGPVASDPTVSRLIATLADEPVAALAAIAGARAVARKTVWELAGEHAPNHRIDEHHPLVIDLDATLVTAHSEKQDAAPTYKRGFGFHPLLAFIDHGPGGTGEAAAGLLRAGNAGANTAADHITVLHRALAQIPGLCWRAGRKILIRTDSAGGTKGFLNYLHKRGLSYSCGIGMTPAMAAAVEVLPASVWTQAYNADGQPRDGAQVAELTGVLSLTGYPPGMRVIVRRERPHPGAQLRFTDTNGWRLTCFVTNSSRGQLADLEVRHRLRARCEDRIRAAKATGMTNLPYHDFTKNQIWLAITELATDLTAWTQMLALTGTDARTWEIKRLRLRLWATAARLARHARTRRLRYDQHHRWTALLIAGLHRLEGYRTSR is encoded by the coding sequence GTGAGTAACTCTACCCTGTTCTATCCGCAGTCGACGGTCACCGGTGACGGTGCGGGGATCGTGTCGCATGCGGGTTTGGCGTTGGTGACCCGCACAGCCGAGGTCGCAGGCCTTCCGAGGCTGTTGAGTGATGCGCTGACGCCGTGGCGCAAGGACTATGCGACCCATGATCCGGGCAAGATCGTCTTGGATCTGGCTGTGGCGATGGTCGGCGGCGCCGACTGCGCCGCTGATCTGGCGGTGCTGCGTGGCCGCGAGACGGTGTTCGGGCCGGTGGCCTCGGATCCGACCGTCTCTCGCCTGATCGCGACCCTGGCCGACGAACCGGTCGCGGCGCTGGCCGCGATCGCCGGCGCGCGGGCTGTGGCACGAAAGACGGTGTGGGAGTTGGCCGGTGAGCATGCCCCGAACCATCGGATCGATGAACACCACCCGTTGGTCATCGATCTGGATGCGACCCTGGTGACCGCGCACTCGGAGAAACAGGACGCGGCCCCGACCTATAAGCGGGGGTTCGGGTTCCACCCGCTGCTGGCGTTCATCGACCACGGCCCCGGTGGAACAGGGGAAGCCGCCGCAGGATTGTTGCGGGCCGGGAATGCTGGGGCGAACACCGCCGCCGACCACATCACCGTCCTTCACCGGGCCCTGGCCCAGATCCCGGGTCTGTGTTGGCGGGCCGGCCGCAAGATCCTCATCCGCACCGATAGTGCTGGCGGCACCAAAGGATTCCTGAATTACCTGCACAAACGGGGCCTGTCGTATTCGTGTGGGATTGGTATGACCCCGGCCATGGCCGCCGCGGTCGAAGTGCTGCCCGCATCGGTGTGGACCCAGGCCTACAACGCCGACGGCCAGCCCCGTGACGGGGCCCAGGTCGCCGAACTGACCGGGGTCCTGTCTTTGACCGGCTATCCGCCGGGTATGCGGGTGATCGTGCGCCGCGAACGCCCCCACCCCGGCGCCCAGTTGCGGTTCACCGACACCAACGGATGGCGCCTGACCTGCTTTGTCACCAACAGCAGCCGCGGGCAACTCGCCGACCTCGAAGTACGGCACCGGCTGCGGGCCCGGTGCGAAGACCGCATCCGGGCCGCGAAAGCGACCGGCATGACGAACCTGCCGTACCACGACTTCACCAAGAACCAGATCTGGCTCGCCATCACTGAGTTGGCCACCGACCTGACCGCCTGGACCCAGATGCTCGCGCTGACCGGCACCGATGCGCGCACCTGGGAAATCAAACGCCTCCGCCTACGCCTGTGGGCGACCGCCGCCCGCCTGGCCCGCCACGCCCGCACCCGCCGGTTGCGTTACGACCAGCACCACCGATGGACAGCACTGCTGATTGCAGGCCTGCACCGCCTCGAGGGCTACCGCACCAGCCGCTGA
- a CDS encoding AAA family ATPase, with protein MTSRAERFRTDVTMMLRARFPIIAVETFEEHRVLDSVRTILSDPELIRTPRPLHIWTATRGFVGPDGDSASNTADPASALDWVLHQQDPGVFVMHDLHQFLGDRRRPAEPSLIRALRDLASSFSQGINARSLILISPHFTVPPDLEKDVVVLDFPLPDEPELRAALDEMVAANAGGNIRIDLDEDGYERLVKAALGLTANEANNAFARAMADDGILNVDDVRIVLDEKRQTVRKSGLLEFVDSKIDLDDVGGLQNLKRWLAKRNGSWLGEATDYGLPAPRGLLMTGVPGCGKSLTAKAIAAAWELPLLRMDIGKVFAGLVGSSEQNMRSAIQAAEATAPCVLWVDEIEKGFAPTNSSGDSGTSSRVFGSFLTWMQEKQAPVFVVATANRVEQLPPELLRKGRFDEIFFVDLPTAPERADIWRVHLDRGLANSKAAGLAISDELVAGLVAASEGYTGAEIEQAVIAGLFDAFADRRTLTEADLRRAIESMIPLAVTQAEQIEAVRAWAATRAVAATSEQDRTGYAATQPLAETAPSGDDHSPDNTDSTRTRGGRIIEF; from the coding sequence ATGACCAGTCGCGCAGAGCGGTTCCGCACCGATGTGACGATGATGCTGCGCGCCCGGTTCCCGATCATCGCCGTCGAGACTTTCGAAGAGCACCGCGTTCTGGATTCGGTGCGCACCATCCTGTCTGATCCGGAACTGATCCGCACCCCGCGACCGCTGCACATCTGGACCGCCACGCGCGGCTTCGTCGGTCCGGATGGCGACTCCGCCTCGAACACCGCCGACCCCGCGTCCGCACTCGACTGGGTCCTGCACCAGCAGGATCCGGGCGTGTTCGTCATGCACGACCTCCACCAGTTCCTCGGCGACCGCCGCCGCCCCGCCGAACCGTCGCTGATCCGCGCCCTGCGCGACCTCGCGTCGTCATTCAGCCAGGGCATAAACGCAAGGTCGCTCATCCTGATCTCGCCACACTTCACCGTGCCCCCTGATCTGGAGAAGGACGTCGTCGTCCTGGACTTCCCGCTTCCCGACGAGCCCGAGCTCCGCGCCGCGCTCGACGAGATGGTCGCGGCCAATGCCGGCGGCAACATCCGGATCGACCTCGATGAGGACGGTTACGAGCGCCTGGTCAAAGCAGCCCTGGGCCTTACCGCCAACGAGGCGAACAACGCCTTCGCCCGGGCCATGGCCGACGACGGGATCCTCAACGTCGACGATGTCCGCATCGTGCTCGACGAGAAGCGCCAAACCGTGCGCAAGTCGGGTCTCCTCGAGTTCGTCGACTCGAAGATTGACCTCGACGATGTCGGTGGTCTGCAGAATCTGAAGCGATGGCTCGCCAAGCGCAACGGGTCGTGGCTCGGCGAGGCCACCGACTACGGCCTGCCCGCGCCGCGGGGACTGCTGATGACCGGCGTGCCGGGTTGTGGAAAGTCGTTGACCGCCAAGGCCATCGCCGCGGCGTGGGAGCTGCCACTGCTTCGCATGGACATCGGCAAGGTGTTCGCCGGCCTCGTCGGGTCGTCGGAACAGAACATGCGCTCAGCGATCCAGGCCGCCGAGGCCACCGCACCGTGTGTGTTGTGGGTCGACGAGATCGAGAAGGGCTTCGCCCCCACCAACAGCAGCGGCGACTCCGGCACCTCCAGCCGCGTTTTCGGGTCGTTCCTCACCTGGATGCAGGAAAAGCAGGCCCCGGTCTTCGTCGTGGCCACCGCCAACCGCGTTGAACAGTTGCCCCCAGAGCTGCTACGCAAAGGCCGTTTCGACGAGATCTTCTTCGTCGATCTGCCGACGGCACCCGAGCGCGCCGACATTTGGCGGGTCCATCTGGATCGCGGGCTCGCGAATTCGAAGGCGGCCGGGTTGGCGATTTCCGACGAGCTGGTGGCCGGGCTGGTCGCCGCGTCGGAGGGATACACCGGCGCCGAGATCGAGCAGGCCGTCATCGCCGGACTCTTCGACGCCTTTGCCGATCGTCGCACCCTGACCGAAGCCGATCTGCGTCGGGCCATCGAATCGATGATCCCACTCGCCGTCACCCAGGCCGAGCAGATCGAGGCGGTCCGCGCCTGGGCCGCCACACGAGCCGTCGCCGCCACATCCGAGCAGGACCGCACCGGCTATGCGGCCACCCAGCCCCTCGCCGAGACCGCTCCATCCGGAGATGACCACTCCCCCGATAACACCGACTCAACGCGCACCCGGGGCGGTCGCATCATCGAGTTCTGA
- a CDS encoding DUF2997 domain-containing protein, producing MKRRLRIQIAPDGTVTAKTLGFFGADCLDAIPVLEQILEATAVSSEFTDEYHAATTTATTETEIHTENDDELPTQS from the coding sequence GTGAAACGCCGCCTCCGAATCCAGATCGCACCCGACGGCACGGTGACCGCCAAGACCCTCGGCTTCTTCGGCGCCGACTGCCTCGACGCCATCCCGGTGTTGGAGCAGATCTTGGAGGCCACCGCGGTCAGCAGTGAGTTCACCGACGAATACCATGCCGCGACGACGACGGCGACGACCGAGACCGAGATTCACACCGAGAACGATGACGAACTCCCCACTCAGTCCTAG
- a CDS encoding helix-hairpin-helix domain-containing protein: protein MRTNRFAWGCTLGLALGQILAFALLAFAPARDDPRYNADSVAQQLSGMTAVLLTFFLWFVAITLGFVLNQTYLRWRASTIPWYEDAVLEANAAPPPTPAPANANANANAYPPAPANGYPPNLPASAHLPRPLLGPADASQYWAGPPVTQAPVDINTCTGPHLAASARIAASTADVVVAEREASGRYRSFDDLVARTRLMPHLIANLRWMSYDDPPPTNTPPIQPAPPAPPATPPPPTTGRGRRIDY from the coding sequence ATGCGCACCAACCGGTTTGCATGGGGCTGCACGCTAGGCCTCGCCCTCGGCCAGATCTTGGCATTCGCACTGCTGGCGTTTGCGCCCGCAAGAGACGACCCCAGGTACAACGCTGACTCGGTCGCCCAGCAATTGTCGGGAATGACAGCCGTGCTGTTGACGTTCTTCCTCTGGTTTGTCGCGATCACGCTCGGCTTCGTCCTCAACCAGACCTATCTGCGTTGGCGCGCATCGACCATCCCCTGGTACGAGGATGCCGTCCTCGAGGCGAATGCCGCGCCCCCGCCGACACCGGCCCCCGCGAACGCGAATGCGAATGCGAATGCGTACCCGCCCGCGCCGGCGAATGGCTACCCTCCGAATCTGCCAGCCAGCGCGCACCTTCCCCGCCCCTTGCTGGGCCCGGCGGATGCATCACAATATTGGGCCGGGCCACCCGTCACCCAGGCTCCGGTCGACATCAACACCTGCACCGGCCCCCATCTCGCGGCCTCAGCCCGGATCGCCGCGTCCACGGCCGACGTCGTCGTCGCCGAGCGGGAGGCGTCGGGCCGGTACCGGTCCTTCGACGATCTCGTCGCGCGTACGCGGCTGATGCCGCACCTCATTGCGAACCTGCGGTGGATGTCCTACGACGATCCTCCGCCGACAAACACACCGCCAATCCAGCCGGCACCGCCAGCTCCCCCCGCGACTCCCCCGCCGCCGACAACAGGACGCGGACGGCGCATTGACTACTGA
- a CDS encoding 4Fe-4S single cluster domain-containing protein produces the protein MSSTVAEGPGTRFALWVQGCSLQCPGCFNPHLWGTKGGTDRRVADLVDDVSAADVDGITLLGGEPFEQAVALAALADAVRARGLSVMTFTGYDLPELTGAGAPTGSAELLAATDLLVTGRYERERPDHRRPWVGSTNQRFEFLTDRYRHLEQKLRAIGDRLEIRVDATGAVMVNGWSSMESLEMLLDDPALILRRPGRNSR, from the coding sequence GTGTCGTCGACGGTCGCCGAAGGCCCGGGCACCCGTTTCGCCCTGTGGGTCCAGGGTTGCAGCCTCCAATGCCCCGGGTGTTTCAACCCGCACCTGTGGGGAACGAAAGGCGGAACGGATAGGCGCGTCGCGGATCTCGTCGACGACGTGTCCGCCGCCGACGTCGACGGCATTACCCTCCTCGGCGGGGAACCCTTCGAACAGGCCGTTGCCTTGGCCGCCCTCGCCGACGCGGTGCGTGCACGCGGCCTGTCCGTCATGACCTTCACCGGGTACGACCTGCCCGAGCTGACCGGCGCGGGCGCGCCAACCGGATCCGCCGAGCTTCTCGCCGCCACTGACCTGCTGGTCACCGGCCGCTATGAGCGCGAGAGACCCGATCATCGTCGTCCGTGGGTCGGATCGACGAACCAGCGATTCGAGTTCCTCACCGACCGCTACCGTCACCTCGAGCAAAAACTCCGCGCCATCGGGGACCGGCTCGAAATCCGCGTCGACGCCACCGGCGCAGTGATGGTCAACGGATGGTCGAGTATGGAATCCCTGGAAATGCTTCTCGACGATCCGGCACTGATCCTCCGCCGTCCGGGGAGGAATTCACGATGA
- a CDS encoding DUF3558 family protein, which yields MTKADPTPTLVLPPGANSEKTGWMGHLPDPCVGVPDSVVRQAGLDPTTRRTGYDRHRPDAVMTTCFYRSPQPPGPISTASDTVTFVVSFFVYTYQEHLDNRDRVDKRHIDLNGQPASFYRVEGWEPTSGLHRCSIAVGTVFGTASYSVNDNTRYRLTQEQTCETTLRNARLFQPFIPTAALAK from the coding sequence ATGACCAAGGCCGACCCCACGCCCACCCTCGTGCTACCGCCCGGTGCAAACAGTGAGAAGACGGGCTGGATGGGCCACCTCCCCGACCCGTGTGTCGGCGTCCCCGACAGTGTCGTCCGCCAAGCCGGACTCGACCCCACCACCCGACGCACCGGCTACGACCGCCACCGACCCGACGCCGTCATGACCACCTGCTTCTACCGCTCCCCCCAACCGCCCGGCCCCATTTCCACCGCATCCGATACCGTGACATTCGTGGTGAGCTTTTTCGTGTACACGTATCAAGAACACCTCGACAATCGGGACCGAGTCGACAAGCGACACATCGACCTTAACGGCCAACCCGCCAGCTTCTACCGCGTCGAAGGCTGGGAGCCGACCTCTGGATTACACCGCTGCTCCATCGCCGTCGGCACGGTCTTCGGCACCGCCAGCTACTCCGTCAACGACAACACCAGGTATCGCCTCACTCAAGAGCAGACCTGTGAGACCACCTTGCGCAATGCCCGATTATTCCAACCCTTCATCCCGACCGCTGCGCTCGCAAAGTAG
- a CDS encoding DUF3558 family protein, which translates to MPPPGYQPPNGPLPPTGPPPYGYPAGPAQTPPPFPPRPRKKRTGLAIGLTLATLALVAVLIAAVALISGKVSTTKADPTPTLSGIRGSQSGWTGHLPDPCVGVPDSVVRQAGLDPTTRRTGGDRHRPYAVMASCFYRSPQPPGVRYNATNTWKFSVSFLVHTYQEHLDNPDRVDKRHIDLNGQPASYFRVQGWGPGRGLHECMISVGTVFGTANYTARDDLGYHLTQEQACNNATRGARLFQPFIPTAPLTK; encoded by the coding sequence ATGCCACCACCGGGCTACCAACCACCCAACGGCCCCCTGCCACCAACCGGCCCACCACCATATGGCTACCCCGCTGGACCAGCCCAAACACCGCCACCTTTTCCGCCCCGACCGCGCAAGAAACGCACCGGACTGGCCATCGGCCTCACCCTCGCCACCCTCGCGTTAGTCGCCGTCCTCATTGCCGCCGTCGCCCTCATCAGCGGAAAAGTGTCGACCACCAAGGCCGACCCCACCCCCACCCTGTCCGGGATTCGCGGCTCCCAATCAGGCTGGACAGGCCACCTCCCCGACCCGTGTGTCGGCGTCCCCGACAGTGTTGTCCGCCAAGCCGGCCTCGACCCCACCACCCGACGCACCGGCGGCGACCGCCACCGACCCTACGCCGTCATGGCCAGCTGCTTCTACCGTTCACCCCAACCACCAGGTGTTAGATACAATGCGACTAATACGTGGAAGTTCTCCGTGAGTTTCCTTGTCCACACATACCAAGAACACCTCGACAACCCCGACCGAGTCGACAAGCGACACATCGACCTCAATGGCCAACCCGCCAGCTACTTCCGAGTTCAGGGCTGGGGTCCAGGCCGTGGCCTCCACGAGTGCATGATTTCCGTCGGCACAGTGTTCGGTACTGCCAACTACACCGCACGCGACGACCTTGGCTATCACTTGACTCAGGAACAGGCCTGCAACAACGCAACACGAGGCGCGCGCCTATTCCAGCCGTTCATTCCTACGGCACCACTAACGAAATAG
- a CDS encoding ESX secretion-associated protein EspG produces the protein MSTWSLTPIETAVLFGVAGLDQLPAPLSARLADSDDHAADVLLENTASRLAGTITPAQVTALQVLAGPTHRLAVIATPPTAPDRGVRIASGFRDGHAVIASQNTDPTDPHAATGGIITITATTLATWITEVVAALPRIGPGRLPPVADLKPGDSEDGLPDSVLTSTDDEDQARARHTLVNAPADLLGEFRLEQLDPQTTTVLSRSSILVADITGDGRYAVYGRRKRSAKPVSPGELVTLLTDEMSDLKNHVKSGAAAPSN, from the coding sequence ATGAGTACCTGGAGCCTGACGCCGATCGAAACAGCCGTCTTGTTCGGCGTCGCCGGACTCGACCAGCTGCCCGCACCTCTGTCGGCCCGACTCGCCGACTCCGATGACCATGCCGCTGACGTCCTCCTCGAGAACACCGCCTCGCGGCTCGCCGGGACGATCACCCCGGCGCAGGTGACAGCACTACAGGTGCTGGCGGGGCCGACACACCGCCTCGCCGTCATCGCTACCCCTCCCACGGCGCCCGACCGCGGCGTCCGGATCGCCTCAGGGTTCCGCGACGGCCATGCCGTCATCGCGTCGCAGAACACTGATCCCACAGATCCGCACGCCGCCACCGGTGGCATCATCACCATCACCGCTACCACCTTGGCCACGTGGATCACCGAAGTCGTCGCGGCACTTCCCCGCATCGGCCCCGGCCGTCTTCCGCCCGTCGCCGACCTGAAGCCGGGCGACTCCGAGGACGGCCTACCCGATTCGGTCCTGACGAGCACCGACGACGAGGACCAGGCCCGCGCCCGCCACACGCTCGTGAACGCACCCGCCGACCTACTCGGCGAATTCCGCCTCGAACAACTCGACCCACAGACGACGACGGTTCTCTCGCGAAGCAGCATCCTCGTCGCCGATATCACCGGAGACGGACGCTACGCCGTGTACGGACGCCGCAAGCGGTCTGCCAAGCCCGTCTCCCCCGGCGAGTTGGTCACGCTCCTCACCGACGAGATGAGCGACCTCAAGAACCACGTAAAGAGCGGCGCCGCGGCACCCAGCAATTGA
- a CDS encoding YbaB/EbfC family nucleoid-associated protein: MDATRMSEQTGQQPWPMKPDGFPAPAPIPDSPPMPPPQPITFDDLQATATAALDRIQTAAESVGAISVRESSEDGNVTVDVNGKGELVGLWLDDAAMTQSGSELGALIVATASAAVAKAFATVGDVIAGLNDQNAGADSAGSD; this comes from the coding sequence ATGGATGCGACGCGCATGAGTGAACAGACCGGGCAGCAGCCCTGGCCGATGAAACCCGACGGCTTCCCGGCCCCGGCTCCGATTCCCGATTCGCCGCCGATGCCGCCGCCGCAGCCCATAACCTTCGACGATCTGCAGGCCACTGCCACCGCAGCGTTGGATCGCATCCAGACGGCCGCCGAGAGTGTGGGTGCGATCAGCGTCCGTGAGTCCTCCGAGGACGGCAATGTCACCGTCGACGTGAACGGCAAGGGCGAACTGGTCGGATTGTGGCTGGACGACGCGGCGATGACCCAATCCGGAAGCGAACTGGGTGCGCTGATCGTCGCCACCGCGTCGGCCGCGGTCGCCAAGGCATTTGCCACTGTGGGTGACGTCATCGCCGGACTCAATGACCAGAATGCCGGCGCGGACAGCGCCGGATCAGACTGA
- a CDS encoding DUF2694 domain-containing protein: protein MEEDAQEEAVQEETAQTASSNSEWSLPTVGRAATRSGSIVVETTEQGLPRAITIEASEMDQPASALARRILRLCQQSALQAGLRRREQLVAAGVDSQTLSYLGLPTADDVLAAEDESDDAPPETWMRRA, encoded by the coding sequence GTGGAGGAAGACGCGCAGGAGGAGGCCGTGCAGGAGGAGACCGCGCAGACGGCATCGTCGAATTCGGAGTGGTCGTTGCCGACGGTGGGGCGTGCCGCGACGCGGTCGGGTTCGATCGTCGTTGAGACGACTGAGCAGGGTTTGCCGCGGGCGATCACCATCGAGGCGTCGGAGATGGATCAGCCGGCGTCGGCGTTGGCCCGGCGCATTCTTCGGCTGTGTCAACAGTCCGCCCTGCAGGCGGGTCTGCGCCGGCGTGAGCAATTGGTTGCGGCGGGCGTTGACTCGCAAACCCTCTCATATCTGGGTCTTCCCACAGCCGACGACGTGCTGGCGGCCGAGGATGAATCCGACGACGCGCCGCCCGAGACATGGATGCGACGCGCATGA